The following are from one region of the Ornithorhynchus anatinus isolate Pmale09 chromosome X1, mOrnAna1.pri.v4, whole genome shotgun sequence genome:
- the ATP5F1D gene encoding ATP synthase subunit delta, mitochondrial, with amino-acid sequence MLSAVLRRPGFRLIQLARSYAEAAPAAQAGGLNQMSFTFASPTQVYFNSANVKQVDVPTQSGAFGILAAHVPTLQVLRPGVVTVHAEDGTATKYFVSSGSVTVNADSSVQLLAEEAVSLDMLDLAVAKSNLEKANSELSGVSDEAARAEVLIRIEANEAIVKALE; translated from the exons ATGCTGTCCGCCGTGCTCCGCCGCCCCGGCTTTCGCCTAATCCAGCTCGCCCGCTCGTACGCcgaggccgcccccgccgcccaggCCGGCGGCCTCAACCAGATGTCCTTCACTTTCGCCTCTCCCACCCAG GTATATTTCAACAGTGCCAACGTGAAGCAGGTGGATGTACCTACCCAGAGTGGGGCCTTTGGCATCCTGGCAGCTCATGTCCCCACCCTCCAGGTGCTGAGACCCGGCGTGGTCACGGTGCACGCTGAGGATGGCACAGCCACCAAGTACTTTG TGAGCAGCGGCTCAGTGACCGTGAATGCGGACTCCTCTGTCCAGCTGCTGGCGGAAGAAGCAGTGTCTCTGGACATGCTGGACCTGGCG GTCGCTAAATCCAACTTGGAAAAGGCCAACTCGGAGCTGTCAGGGGTTTCAGACGAGGCCGCCCGGGCGGAGGTCTTGATCAGAATAGAAGCCAACGAAGCCATCGTCAAAGCCCTGGAATAG
- the MIDN gene encoding midnolin produces MDQQPSPRSCSRGAAACDVVANEPSMNLYIHTTTGTRYELSVPAEETVEGLKRRLSQRLKVPKERLALLYKETRLSSGKLQDFGVTEGSKLTLVPTVEAGLMSQASRPEQSVMQALESLTETQVNDFLSGRSPLTLALRVGDHMMFVQLQLAAQQAGGGLQHRHHSASRGEPGAATGNPSAQCRPLHGTTGATAASSPSANFNARVPAANPAPVTAAGMFRSHGASTQTVNSSLLSSCPEVDCSSRGGNPSPSTSASSPHSGSPTPASRSRKPGAVIESFVNHAPGVFSGTFSGTLHPNCQDSSGRPRRDIGTVLQILNDLLSATRHYQGMPQSLAQLRCQTRCPPAASATATSATTATSATTTSSSSSSSSSSSPLPSPDTTTKTATSCEKLPLHPTAVVQCQSQIRMCKPAGDRLRQTENRATRCKVERLQLLMQQKRLRRKARRDARSPYPWLPHRKSSRANSNSSVSSDGSLDLDFEDSLWKPEVKADLKSEFVVA; encoded by the exons ATGGACCAGCAGCCCAGCCCCCGGAGCTGCAGCCGCGGCGCCGCCGCCTGCGACGTGGTCGCCAACGAGCCATCCATGAATTTGTACATCCACACGACCACCGGCACCCGCTATGAACTGTCGGTCCCTGCCGAGGAGACGGTGGAGGGGCTGAAGCGGCGCCTGTCTCAGCGGCTCAAAGTGCCCAAGGAACGGCTGGCGCTACTCTATAAAGAAAC ccGCCTCAGCTCTGGGAAGCTGCAGGATTTTGGGGTGACGGAAGGCAGCAAGCTGACCCTGGTCCCCACGGTGGAAGCTGGCTTGATG tCACAGGCATCCAGACCAGAACAGTCGGTGATGCAGGCCCTCGAAAGCTTAACTGAAACTCAG GTCAACGACTTCCTCTCTGGCCGCTCTCCGCTGACTCTGGCCCTGCGGGTCGGGGACCACATGATGTTCGTGCAGCTCCAGCTGGCCGCCCAGCAGGCAGGGGGCGGGCTGCAGCACCGGCACCACAGCGCCAGCCGGGGGGAGCCGGGTGCTGCCACGGGGAACCCCTCTGCCCAATGCCGGCCTCTCCATGGAACCACGGGCGCCACCGCTGCTTCCTCCCCTTCTGCCAACTTCAATGCCCGCGTGCCCGCCGCCAACCCCGCGCCCGTTACCGCCGCCGGAATGTTCCGCTCTCATGGCGCCAGCACCCAAACGGTTAACAGCAGCCTGCTGTCCTCCTGCCCTGAG GTGGACTGTTCGTCCCGTGGCGGcaaccccagccccagcaccAGCGCCAGCTCCCCCCACAGCGGCAGCCCCACCCCGGCCAGCCGCTCCCGCAAACCTGGCGCCGTCATTGAGAGCTTCGTGAACCACGCTCCTGGCGTCTTCTCAGGGACTTTCTCTG gcacgCTGCACCCCAACTGCCAGGACAGCAGTGGGCGGCCACGCCGGGACATTGGCACCGTCCTTCAGATCCTCAATGACCTCCTGAGCGCCACCCGGCACTACCAGGGCATGCCCCAGTCCCTGGCGCAGCTGCGCTGCCAGACCCGGTGCCCACCCGCCGCCTCTGCCACCGCCACCTCTGCCACCACCGCCACCTCCGCCaccaccacttcctcctcctcctcctcctcctcctcctcctcccccctgccctcccccgataCCACCACCAAAACTGCTACCTCCTGTGAGAAGCTCCCGCTGCACCCCACCGCCGTTGTCCAGTGCCAGAGCCAGATCCGCATGTGTAAGCCTGCTG GCGACCGCCTGCGGCAGACAGAGAACCGTGCCACTCGCTGCAAGGTGGAACGGCTGCAGCTGCTCATGCAGCAGAAGCGCCTGCGCCGGAAGGCCCGGCGGGACGCCCGCAGCCCATACCCCTGGCTGCCCCACCGCAAGTCCAGCCGCGCCAACAGCAACAGCAGCGTGTCCAGCGATGGCAGTCTGGACCTCGACTTCGAGGACTCGCTCTGGAAGCCCGAGGTCAAAGCTGACCTCAAGTCTGAGTTTGTGGTGGCCTAG